In Sciurus carolinensis chromosome 4, mSciCar1.2, whole genome shotgun sequence, the sequence CAGGATTTCCCCGGACTGGAGCTCACGGGCCAGAATCCACGTGAGGAGTTTGGGGTTCccaaggtgggggtggggctgccaTGCTAGATTTGGCCCAGCTGCCTCACTCCCAGTGTCAGATGGGGGACTGGCCACCTCTACCTGGGTCTGGGGCCTGGACTCCTGGACGGGGAAGGAGAAGCCGGTGCGGCGGGGGGAGGTCCGGCCCCCCCAGTCGGTGGGGTCCGCTGGGCTGCACGGCGCTGAGGGAGAGCTGGGGTGCCGGGCCAGATGGGCAGTGGTGGTCAGGCggggagaggcagggagctgGGAGCCGTCTTCACAGACTCGGAGCCGGGGCTCGCGGCACACCTGCACGTAGCTGGCGGGGAAGATGCCCTGGCGCCCCGTGCCTGAGATGCGCCCCTCGTACCAGTTCTCATTCACCTTGCGGATCAGGCAGATGCGCTCCCCCTGGGGGCAGGGAGAGTCAGTGTCCACTGGACAGGCACCTGAGGATGCTTACCTGCACTGTCTCATTCAGGACTAACACTGCGCACAACAGAGATCAGACTCGGAGGGGGCCAGCAGGTTATCCAAGTCACACGGACGGAAAGGAGACGCCCAGCCAAACCCACACCACCCGAGGGAGCAAGCAGACGTCTAAGCTCTTCCCTCAGCGGGCAGTGTTGGGTTCCAGTCACGGCCTGCCTCTTTGAAGCCCATCTGGCTAAAGTGTCCCCCCTCCATACACTGAGCTCAGAGCAGTCCCTTCCTAGAGCTCCAGTCATAGGGGAGCCTGACTGACGACAGAGACGCAAACCTGCTCTGCCAAGTccaagctgtgtggccttgagcaagctgatttgcctctctgagcctcgaCCTCCTCCTGTGTTCAGTGGGATAAACATGCCGCTGCTGTGAGGTACAAGCACACTTACAAGAAGCACTGGACAGGTGTTAGTCACCACTGCCACGACTCAGGCCTGTCCCTGCCTCACCCTCTGGGTTATCCTGTCGTAAGTGCATCAAAAAACAAACCCCTCAGAGCAGGTGGTTTCCTCAAGCCCTCATGCTGACTGACATTAGGGTCAGAGCCACCACCTTGGTGGGCTGCCCAGGGAGGATGGGCCCCAGCCCTCACCTTACCTACCCGcttctgccccttcccctccccatgcagccccttcctttcttctctgtgccTGGGGCTGGCTCTGAAGGTGGCCCTGACTATGGGCATTGATGGCCTCCATGCCCTCAAAAACATCAACCCAAGGGAGACCAGGCCCTTGCTTTCCAGGACTGcgttcttaaaaacaaaaaaaaattattattttttaaccacattccacatttttaaaatgtctttttatacATACACAGAACTGCCACAGTGTGAGAAAGCACCCTTTCTGCACCCAGTGCAGTCTGGCATTTCTATCTATGCCTTTAGGAATGCAGATCAGAGCCAGGGATGGCGACCTGAGCCTGCAATCTCAGCTACTCTACAGGCCGAGGCAGGACCACAGCAAGCTCcgggcctgcctcagcaacttaggagaccctgtctcaagacaaaAATACCAAGGGCCAGGGATATGCCCCAGTGGTTGAGGTTCGCCAgtcccaaaagaaaaagaagtgcaGATGATGATTCTCATCATCTACAACATGCAGCTGAAAAAATACACCTCTAGAGGtttaaaatagtcttttaaaGATGGATTAAGTTAAGGGGAACAAGACTCTAAGAGTTTTGAAAAAATGGGAAATACTGTGTGCAGATGGCTATGCCtgactaaataaatttttttagggcttgggctggagatgtggtttagtggtacagtgcttgcttggcatgcatgaggccctgggttcaatctccagcaatgggaaaaaaaagtttgtctatgtcctctcctgtcccctccccaccccatttctTCCCCCTGTTCCCACCTTGCGGAAGGATAGCTCCACTTCCAGGTCCCCCTTGAAGTTGTACTGAGCCAAAGCTTCTCCATACTCTACCACCTGGTAGGTGGGGGGCTTGATGGGCTTGGGGATCTCATCTGCAGGCAGCACCTGTGGAAAGGCAATGAGAAGGATTGGCCCAGCACCTACTGGGCACACAGCTCAGGCTGCTGGGAGGGCAAGGCACCAAAGAGAAGGCAGTAGCACGCAAGAGCTGCCCAGGACAAGAGAAGACATTGGTGGTGGACACTGACCCAGACACAAGCCCTGGGGGTGGTCAGGGTGAGTCGCCCAAGCAGGGTGAGGGGTTGGTCCAAgaaggcttcccagaggaagAATTTCCAGTAGAGGTATGTGGAATAGGTGCTGGTGGAGCGGGTATGGCAAGCTTGAGGTGGAAGGCAGTCCAGGTGGAAAGTTAGGCTGGACTGCAGAGGAATCCTGGTGTTTGGAGTTGTAGGAAACAGCTGGCAATCTGTTTGAAAACTGAGGATTTAACTTTTTACCACTGCTGGGAACCAAGTGTCCCTTGCTTCAAGTGTCTTGATTCCCCCCTTCCCTGTCTACCCCATCAGGTGCCCAAAATCCCTGTGCTGCTTTTGCTTCCCCCTGCTCATAAATATCAAGAAGCcagctgggaatggtggtgcacacctataataccagcaacttgggaggctgaggcaggaggaccacaagtttgaggccagcctcagcaacttaaggagaccctgtctcaaaatacgaAGAGCTAGagctgtaggtcagtggtagaatacccctgggttcaatccccagtactggaaaaaaaaacaaaaacaaaaacaaaaaaacagaaagctaATCAACAATTTCACACTAAGATATAAATAACTGGTAGAGTGGAATATTGTACCAACTTTGTGAAATTTCAGGGTCAGAGGAAATAACCTATAGGTAGGAGAGGCCTTATGATGGCTATCAAATCAAGAATCTGAATGAAACAACCCAACCCATGAGTCAAAGAGgaagtcacaaaggaaatgataaaatagttcaggttgaataaaaaaattaaaattcactggaTGTAGCTAAAGCagtatttaaaggaaaatttataatatcaaatatttttattaggaaaactttcaaatcaataacctaaacttCCATTCTAGGAAACTACAAAAGTAAGAGcaaattaaacattattattatatattattaaaataagtcACCGGGGACGATGacgcatgcttgtaatcccagaagctcaggaggctgaggcaggaggatcacgagttcaaagccagcctcagcaatttatcaaggccctaagcatctgatcctatgtctaaataaaatacaaaaagggttggggatgtggctcagtggttaaacgcccctgggttcaatccctggtaccacaaaaaaaaaaaaaaaaaagtcaaaagaaggaaataataaagaggcagaaatcaatgaaattagaaacaaaaacaatagagaaaaattaatgaaataagttCTTTGAAAGGATCGAGAAAATAAATAAGGgactggggtggtagctcagtggtggagtgctgaCAGAGtgctgagttcgatcctcagcaccacataaaaaataataaaatcaaagtagtgtccatctacaactaaaaatattaaaaaaagaaaataaataaatctctagaGAGAATAAGACATAAATTGTCAATATTGGGAATTAAAGGGAGGTCATCACTACAGATTTCACTGATACTAAAAGGACACTAAAGGCTGGGTGCtctagcacatgcctgtaaatcccagaggcttgaaagcctgaggcagaagggtcgtgagttcaaagtcaacttcagcaacttagcgaggcgctaagctccttagcgagaccctgtctcgaaataaaaaattaaaagggctggggatgtgtcacagtggttaagcattcttgggttcaatccatggcaccagaaaaaaaagggaGGACAGGATACTAAGGTAATCATATGAACAACTTTATGCCAATAACTTGACATTCCTCAAAAGACACCAATACCAAAGATAACCTATAGGCCTCTGTGAAGTCCAGAATCTGTATCTGGAATGGAAAGACCCATGCTCAGATTCTAATCTTCTACTTTATAATTTGTCACGGAgtcctatctgtaaaatggggattatcTATCACTCCCCAGGCAGTGAGGAACAAAGGAGGCAAGATATCAGAAAGAGGTAATGCATTTATGTATGGCTCATAAACAGTCACACGCTTCCAACTCTTGCTGGTTGCAGTTGGGAGATGGATTCTGAAACAGCGGAAGTCTGAGACACTAATGGGGCTGTGGCTTTTGGCTGAGAAGTTGGGCTACTTGGTCTCCCCTGGGCTGGCTCCACCCTCAGCTGGCAAACCTTTCCTGGGTACCTGCAGAACACCGGGCCTTCTGGGGGATGAAAGGCATTGGGCCCCTCACAGTTTCACAGTTTAGGAAGCCTGGTGTCTGCACTCCAGGCTTTTCCCAGCCCTGGGCCCTCCCAGCCTGGCTCCTGCTTGCACCTGTTCCTCCCACTCACCTCTACGTAATTGGCAGGGAAGATGCCCAGCCGGCCATGGTGTTCCCCCTCCAGCCAGTTCTTGTCCACCTCCTTATGGATGTAGACAATGTCACCCTTCTGCAGAGACAGCTCCCTGCAGGCCAGAGTCAGAATGTCACAGCAAGATGAGGCCCTCCTGAGCCTCTTTCTCCTCAGACCCTGCCAGAGCACCCAGGTCCCCTCCACCCTCCAGGGGTGACTCGTGAAGCCCTGTCTCCCAACCAATAGTGCAGAGACTACTCAAGGTGGAAAGGAAAGGGTTGAGACGGCCACTTACTTTGGGGACTGTGCCTGGAAGTCAAACTTGAGCCGGGCAGCCTTTCTCTGGGCAGGGGAAGAGAACAGAGTGGGTCACCTCAGGCAGGAGACCTGTTCCAGGGTCCCCCTGCACCCTGACCCTGGTGCGCCCTCCTtaccttcttctcttccttcctggctGGGCTGCTGCCTCGTTGGGAGGCACTAAGGTCTGTGGAGAAGTACCACCTTAACTTGGGGAGGTCATATCTGGGGGTTGGGATGGGGTCATGCTCCCCCCACCCAGGATAGACGCTAGAGAAGCAAGGGGCTTTGTGACCGGGATCCCTGCCCACCAGGGGCACCAGCCTATCTGGGAGCTGGACATCTAGGCGGTGGGTGAGGGGAGGATTCGGTCCATACCTCGGGCTGAGGAGGGGTAGACAAAATCTCTCCGACCTAGGAAGGGGCTTCCTCCTCCATCCGCCATTCTGTGTGGGCTCAGGGATTGGGAGGGACCCAGGTAAGGTGCATGCGGGGAGCTGAAGTTCCAGGCTGAGGCCGGGCTGCACGGACACACAGAGTGAGCACCGGTTGGGGCTTCGGACGCCACCCGACGCCCCTCCAGACTTCCCCGCTCCCCCAGATCTTCCCGCCACCCCCACCCCGGCCACCTCCTCCCAAGGCGTCTCCCAGGTCCTGGGTTCTCAACAGGATGTCCTACTTCCCTTGCAGCCGGCCGGGAAAGGGTGAGGCCTTGGGCAGGGAGAGGCCGGAGACGGCCGGGTGGCGACAGTGCGCGTGGGAAGTGGTGGGGCTGCGGTCCCACCGCCGCCACCCAAGTCCTCGGGCTTGGGCAAGTGGCCCTCGGGGCGCGGGAGGGCAGCCCCCTGCGGAGAGCGGCGGCTCGGGTCCCTCCCGGCCACTTCCCCACTCTCCGGGCCCCTCCTCCGCGCACTCCCCCGGGCCCGCGCGTCCCCCGCACTGGGCCGGGCCAGCGCCCCCGCGCCGCCGCCCGGCCCGCCACGTCCGCTCCCGGCCCCGGCCCGCCGACCGGACCCCTCCTCCGGCCCGCGTCTCCGCACTCACCCGGCCGGCGGCCGCTGCTCCGGGGCCCGTCGGGGCGCCTGCGAGCTCTGTGCGGGGAGACGGGGCGCGGTCAGGGCCCGGGGTCCCGGGGCCCAGGCAGCCGAGGCCGCCTCCGGAAAAGTTCGCGGCTCCGGAGGGAAGGAGGGCGGGAGGGCGGCGGGACGCGGGGTCCTAGAGTCGGCCGCGCGCGGGAGCCAGGAGCGGGCGGAGGCGCGCGGCGGAAGAGGGAGGCCGGGCCCGGGAAACAAGGGCCGGTACGAGTCGGGGTCCCTGGGGCTGCGGCTGGGACGGGGCGGGGTGGGCGGGGACCCGAGCCCCGGACGACTGACTGACGTGGAGTGGGCCTGGAAGGGTTCCCAGGGGTCACTTGGAAAGTCGACGCCCTGGATTTTGTAGGGGAGCGAGCAACAGGCTGAAGTTGCCCAAGGTGGCCGCAGCCGAGACTGCCTGTCCTCCGCCCAGTCCCCGCCTCTGCGGCCAACGGCGTCCCCCAGGAGGACCCCAAGAGGCTGGTACCTTGGGGGACGACAGCCGAGTCTCAATTGCCCGCAGGTCCTTGTCCAGCTCAGCGCTCAGCTTGGCCAGCTCCCTCTCCAGCAGGACCTGGGAGTGGGGAAGACTTGGgcggtggggggaggggtgggaggagggcagcgCGGTGTGCGTGAGTGAGCGGGGCTGCTCAGAGGTCAGATGCGAGCAGCAGGCCAGGTCCCACAGTGCTTGGGTCAAGGGCATGCCTGCAGTGGCTTGGAAGGGGCGTGGCTCCGGGTGTACCGAAGGCCTCCCTGCCCGCTCCTGCGCCTGCACTCCAGGTGCTGCTAAGGCCCTAGTACTTCCTGATGGTACCTCCCTAccatttttttttgccatgttaTGTCTCTATTCAAGAGTCTGTGGGGTCCATTTCCACGCCATCGTTTTCTATGGTCTTCCATGGCCTGGCTTCACTGCACCCATCCAGGCTTCCCCCGCAGTGCCCACCCCAGCGAACCACGCATATTACACATGCACTCATACACAGGTGCAAGCTCTGCCTCCATACTTTCCTCTCCAAGTCTCTGCTTATGTGCATACATATCTCCCTGAGCAGCTCTAGCTCTGCCTGGCCAAGCTCTCTGCTCTCCCTGTATCCCTAATGTGAACCTAACccagctaggcaagtgctttatcactgagccccagccccagcccatccTCTGATCTTTTTAAAGCTCAGTTCCAGAGCCCAGCatggtggatgcctgtaatcccagtgacttgggagactgaggcaggaggatcacagtttgagaacagcctctgcaacttagtgagaacctgtctcaaaataaaaactaaaaaggactggagatgtagctcagtgataaagcactgattcaatcccagtacaaaaacaaaacaaaaccctcagcTCTGGGTCCAAAAATACTTCCTGATAACTCCAGTCCACACTGGACACTCCCTCCTTTGCTCCTGCTTTGATCAACAtgtgtttattgagtacctactgtataCCAGGCACTGTCCTGGATGCTGGGATAGAAATAAATTGTATGGGAGCAGAGAGGGTCTGGGTCTTTGGTTCGTGGCTTTTGCTCATGGTCACTGGGGCCCACATGACCCAGAATCTCCCTCCAGACCTGCTGCACCACTCACCTCAATGCGCTGGGAGGGCTTCTCAACAGGGTCATCCACCAGTGGCTTCTTGGGCTGAAGGGAGTAAGGGGGTGAATGTACTTTCCAAATGTTCAAGCTGAGTGGCCGTGTGCGTGCCCAGAGAACCAGGTCCACACTCACCTTCTGCCCAGTCTCTAGTTCCTGTAGAAACTGGTTCCAGGAATCTTCTGTCCAGACTTCGTCTGCTTTCTCTCCATGTCTGGGCACCTGCACAAATGTGGGTAGCCATTACCTTGGGTAGAGGGGTACTGGGGCTCTACCCAGGCTCAAAAAGCAGGCTTTCAGGCCCTGCCCTATCCTGAACCACCAGTGCCCTCCTAAAGATTCAAGTTGAAAGGTCACTGCCTGTGATAGTCAGCAGAGGGGCTTGACCAGATCATGGGGCTAGGGTGCATGGGGAGCATACTGGATGAGCTGCTACCTGATTTGGGGGCTGGAGCTCTGGGGAGAATTCTCCGGGATCATAGGTGAAGGTGCTTCTGGAAAACTCTTCAGAGTGGTCCCAGTTTCTCCTGCAGAAAGGGAAGGACATCAGTTTCCttttagggaaactgaggcattaGTGAGAACATGGTCCTGGGAGAAGATATAGCattacttctttctcttcctgaccCCATCCCACCAAGGGGCCTATGCTATCTCTGCCTGCCCCTGTCTCTTACTGCAGAAGCAGTGTTAAATAGTGCCAAGTGCGTAAGCTGCAAGTGCAAATTTCAGCTCCATCCCCTAGTTGACCTTTTGGGAAGTTGTATGAGACTCAAGTGCAgcacctgtaaaatgggagtgaTTAGGTAAGGGTGCCCAGGAGAGGGTCTGACACAAAACTCTGCTGCACAGTGAGGCATTTATTTGGCCTGGTATAGTCTATGCAGTTTCCATGAATCTGGTCTTTCCTGCGGCCACAGCTGAGTGGACTTACACACGTACCCAAGAGTATAGGCCGCATGCTATTCCAGGAAAACCTAGGGCAGCCCTTCCTCGGAGCCCTGGGCAAGTTATTTCTGTTTCATGGGGGTGTTGGTTGGATTCAGTGACCTCATTTGTCTGACCACCCCAGCTACTGAGGCACTCTGCTGTCTCCCTCCAAGGCTCTTTCCTGGCTGGCTTTAATGTTCCAGCCTCTGTTTTTAGTTTGAAAGTTTGTACCAAGTAAAACCACTGTATCAAGCTTATCAAGTGATGGAATGTCTGCCCAGAGGGTCAGGACTTGTTGGCTATAATTATGACTCTATTCTGATTTTAGGAATAACAAAAGTGATCATGAGAATGGAATGTGTCATTGCTAATCAAAGGAAGCTCTAGTCATAATTGAGCCTGTATATTACTAATGTTTGTGTAAACTTGCTATGTGCCAATCGTGATGAGGATGCAAACATGATCTCATTCAGTCTTCACAATTGACACATGGTCCCCACTCAAGTTAGGGACACCCAGGCTCAGCTTGGGTAAGAGGCCCAAGGCCACATGGCTAGTGGCAGTGCACTGGCTTCAACCCCCAATTCTGGGTTCAGTCTGGAGATCTTCAGTCTCTTGATGGTGCCAAGAGCCACAGGCTGGTCATGGCCATGCTAGTGAGTGGGATCCCTCCATATAAAGGCACGAGAAGCTCTTGGATTTAACTTTCAGAGCAAAGCTCCTGGTTCCCATGGGCCTGAACGGTCGCATAGAGGAAGGCATTTCTCCCTCAGCTCTCTACAGTGCATCTCACAGCTGCATGTGGATGGGAACCTTGGTTCATCCACACCGATTGCTTTTTCTCAGGCTTCAAAGTAGATGGCCACAGGACCAAGCTGCCCTCCACAGTTCTATCTGTGGGTGCCTAGGAAACCGCATGAGGTGCACATGACCCATGGAGTTTTGCAGGGAATGAGTTCCTCCTGTCCACCACAAACACATGGCAGGTGTTCCTGGCCACGAATAGATGCCAGGCCCATTCCTGGTCACCTTTCCCCTTTTGTCTTGGAGGGAGGGAAGATCTGACAGGATGGTGACAGGACAGAGCCCAGCTGAGGAGCCAGACCTCATTCTGCATGCTCTGAGGCTGTGCCGGATACACCCACGAGGGGGCACTGGTCCCCGCAGGGAAGTGCAGGGCTGCCATGCAGCCCCAGCCCACAGCTCACCCGCTGGAAGTCACCGGAGGGTCCGGCCTGGAGGCTGTTCTTTGCTGTGGCCCTGGCTGATTGGGGTTTGCAGAGGAGGTCCACGGGGAAATCACTGGAGGTGGAAGAAGACAGTCAGGAGCTGGGGTTGGGTGACCATTTGAAGTTCCAGCATCCACGTCCACCCTTGCATCTGGGTGGCTGGCTCACAGGGGGCAGAGACAGTTCTTCAGGCCACTAAATGTGGACTTTGCCCCAAGAGTTTTACAGCTCTGGGGTAGGTGGTCCTCATTGTACCGATGAGGAAAGAGAGGCCCATGGGAATCTCAGCCAGGGTGTGGCAGAGCATGGATTCCCAGGATGGGGAAGGAAGCTAAATCTACTAATTACTACCTCCCAGGGGATTTGGAGTTTCCCAGAATGAAGTGCAAAACTTCTCAGGTTGAACAGAGCCACCTGGGGAGCCCTGAAGTCAAGCCAGGCTGCCTTCCCAGCTTAAGGCAGCAGGCCAGGGTGGATGAGTGAGCCCTCACCCCCTCACCTTTGGGTGGGTCCTGGAAGGTCCAATCTGGCTGCAGGTCTGGGGAGCAGAAAGGACCAGGTCACAGATGGAGCAGAAAGTGGGGATGGGAAGCCCTGGCcactcccagcctccctcctgcctaGAGCTGAGCGCTGAGTCAGGGCCTGAGGAATGTCCCGAGGGAGGGAGGAATTAGGAGAGCAGCTCTTGGGAGGGCTTGAAATGCCTCTGGCAGATTTAGGGCCTGGGTGAGCCaagtgggcaggggcagcctctGGGCCCCAACCATCCGCTTCTCCCTCCCAGTTCCCACACACGCCCTCTCCTGACCTCTGCAGACCTGCCCTGGCCCTGTCAGGTTGgatttccccttctctttctgtGCTCTCTTCTAAATGCTTGCTTCCCCCTTGTCTAGACCCTCTCCTCTGGGGCGGGGGTGTCCTGGGAAGAGCTACTAACCAGCCAGCCCACCTACCCCTCAGCAAACCAAAGTGCCCCTCTCAGGAGCCCACCTTCCACTGGCTGCTGAGTTTCTCTGCTTCTCCTCACAGCAAACCTTAACTAGCTGAGGATCACCACCTTCCCGCCTGCCCCCAGCCCACCACCCCGGGCCATGCCACTTCTATCGAGGACTCCATTgatgggctcagtggtaaagcacttgcctagcatgtgtaaggaaATGACTTTGATCCTCAGacccacataaaaagaaataaaataaaggtattgtttccatctgcaactgaatatatatatatgaagccCATTGACCTCCATGGTCAAAATTCTGCACGTCACACCACTCTccacttttgtcttttaaaatcccATTCTGCAGGCGCGGTGGCGCACagctggaatcccagtggctggaggtggggggcgggctgaggcaggaggatttgagttcaaagccagcctcagcaaattagcgaacCCTAAGCAACGCGGTGAGaacctgtctaaataaaatacaaaacggGCTGggaatgcggctcagtggttgagcacccaagttcaatccctggtaccaaataataataataataaagtatatgggaggatgggTAGGTTATATGCTATCATATTAGCACACAGGCTCAGATCACACCTGAGTAGTGGGTTCTGCCTGGTACTATGCCATTTCATTCAAGGGACTTGAGCATGAGGGAATTTTAGTATCTTCAGAgggtcctgaaaccaatccccATCAGATACCGAGGAACAACCGCTACAACAGCTATCCTAAGAGTCACAACCTTGGCTGCATTTTAGAATTACCTGAGGAACTTTAAATCAATATCTCATTTTTGAGTGAGTCCTACCTACAGCTTACCTTTCCCCTGAACTACAGTCTTGACTAGTCAACTGCCTATTTGACATCTCTTCTCAGATGTGACATGTACTAAAACTGAATgctgccgggcacagtggcacatgcccgtaatcccagctacttgggaggttgaggcaggaggatcaagagttcaaagtcagcctcagcaaattagcaaggccctaagcaatttagtgacaccttgtatctaaataaaatataaaagaagggctggggatgtggttcagtggttaagggcccctgggttcaatccatggtaccaaaaaaaaaaaaaaaaaaaaaaaaatccaatgactaACTTTGGGTGTATTCAGAGTCCTTACCAGATTCCAGCAGGTTTGCTGCCGCTGCCCTGGTCTAGGTCTCTAGGTCTAGGTCTCATTACAGCAGAGCTTTCGTGGCAGCCATTTTCTCCTTAGCTTTACCAACCAGGGAATTGACCCCTACCCCCACCAACTCTTCTGCACCTGGCAGCCTCAGACAGCCTATTCCGCCATCATGGTCAGAACTTACCACTCTTTGGCTCAGAACCTCATGTGGTTCCTGATCTTTTGCACAGTAAAAGCCAGTGTTCTCATAACAAGCCCAAAGGGCCTATGACCTCTCTGACTCCATCTCGCACCAAAGGCCCCTCCCTATGGTCCAAGAGCTCCTTGTTGGTCCCCAACATGCCAGGCATGCTTTTCCCTCTGAGTCTTCAGAGCTCCCTCTGCTGGAGGGCTCCTCACCCAGCTCTGCTGGCTGGCCTCCTTCACTCCCTGGCTCTCTGCTCGAGGGTCTCTTCACAGGGGCCTTCCCAGACCGTCCTGGTGAAGTCCCAGCCTATCTGCACTGGTCCCTCCCCTGgcctttatttttctccctagCTGGTTCTGCCATCTGCCACATAGAAGGTTTCTTTTCATTGTGTGTCACCCTTATAACTTTTGCACTTAGATGAGTGCTCAACACAGGAAGTGCTCAACAGTCAGGGACTGACTGGATGAGGTGCCCTCTGTCTGCATTTTGAGTTGTGGAAGAAACCAATGCTTCATGTGGAAGAATGACCCCTAATGTTGTTGGAACTTCAGCCTAacagaaaagtcaaagaaagatTTCAGGGAAGGACTGCCTTCCTGTACCTTCAGAGGACACTGGGGACAGTAGCTGGTCACTTCTTTTGTCTATACTAAGGACCACTGACCTTAAAGCCTTGGGGTCAGGCAGGTGGAGAAGAATCCCCCAAGCAGGTAAgtccccttctctttcccttcctccccaagTTCTGGATACCAAAATCTACTCTGGCAGGAGAGGATATCTAACCTGGTATTTTCCGGTGAatctgctggaacattttccgATACCAGTCCCTGGGGCTGTCAACGCTCTGGAATCAGAAAATGCAAAGTTGGGCCTCCCTGCTCACCCGCCCCACCCCCCATAGCAGCCACAAAAGGCTTTCCTTGGTGAGCCCTTCTCTGGCCACTGGTGAAGGCCCTGTGGGTGGGCTGGGGAATGTCTTCAGGAGGAATAACTTCAGCAGCATGTCACGTAAGCAGGCCTCCATCAGTGTATACGATCTTGATCCCTACACTGTGGACTTGGGGTGATTTACTTTTCCTCTTGGCTTCTCTATGTTTCTAATGCTTCTACAAAGAACATGTGTTTCTAGGTGACGAAAGATAAGAGTGATAATGGAGGGGGAGATGGTATTTCACATCACTGGCTTGCCCAAGACTCAAAAcagtcctggaggc encodes:
- the Sorbs3 gene encoding vinexin isoform X3, encoding MARIPGVGRPSASPCLENKEDNESDVALLRLKDPDRGLEEEQLVHSESESSSLDLSMQGPPCSLPAGLSLDDFIPGHLRAHVGSPPRGTRFHDPAPRTVCNGYIPQRREAPQHADPAWYQTWPGPGTWPSANSKTSTPQHAQNWSATWTKDNKQRDKRWVKYEGIGPVDESGMPIAPRSSVDSPRDWYRKMFQQIHRKIPDLQPDWTFQDPPKVISPWTSSANPNQPGPQQRTASRPDPPVTSSGRNWDHSEEFSRSTFTYDPGEFSPELQPPNQVPRHGEKADEVWTEDSWNQFLQELETGQKPKKPLVDDPVEKPSQRIEVLLERELAKLSAELDKDLRAIETRLSSPKSSQAPRRAPEQRPPAGPASAWNFSSPHAPYLGPSQSLSPHRMADGGGSPFLGRRDFVYPSSARDLSASQRGSSPARKEEKKRKAARLKFDFQAQSPKELSLQKGDIVYIHKEVDKNWLEGEHHGRLGIFPANYVEVLPADEIPKPIKPPTYQVVEYGEALAQYNFKGDLEVELSFRKGERICLIRKVNENWYEGRISGTGRQGIFPASYVQVCREPRLRVCEDGSQLPASPRLTTTAHLARHPSSPSAPCSPADPTDWGGRTSPRRTGFSFPVQESRPQTQTLSTPGPALSHPRGSSRPLDLGVSSPNTMQIHWTPYRAMYQYRPQNEDELELHEGDRVDVMQQCDDGWFVGVSRRTQKFGTFPGNYVAPVDGSQLHPRGVPLTRTSLLT
- the Sorbs3 gene encoding vinexin isoform X2 gives rise to the protein MARIPGVGRPSASPCLENKEDNESDVALLRLKDPDRGLEEEQLVHSESESSSLDLSMQGPPCSLPAGLSLDDFIPGHLRAHVGSPPRGTRVPVIRNGGSNTLNFQFHDPAPRTVCNGYIPQRREAPQHADPAWYQTWPGPGTWPSANSKTSTPQHAQNWSATWTKDNKQRDKRWVKYEGIGPVDESGMPIAPRSSVDSPRDWYRKMFQQIHRKIPVISPWTSSANPNQPGPQQRTASRPDPPVTSSGRNWDHSEEFSRSTFTYDPGEFSPELQPPNQVPRHGEKADEVWTEDSWNQFLQELETGQKPKKPLVDDPVEKPSQRIEVLLERELAKLSAELDKDLRAIETRLSSPKSSQAPRRAPEQRPPAGPASAWNFSSPHAPYLGPSQSLSPHRMADGGGSPFLGRRDFVYPSSARDLSASQRGSSPARKEEKKRKAARLKFDFQAQSPKELSLQKGDIVYIHKEVDKNWLEGEHHGRLGIFPANYVEVLPADEIPKPIKPPTYQVVEYGEALAQYNFKGDLEVELSFRKGERICLIRKVNENWYEGRISGTGRQGIFPASYVQVCREPRLRVCEDGSQLPASPRLTTTAHLARHPSSPSAPCSPADPTDWGGRTSPRRTGFSFPVQESRPQTQTLSTPGPALSHPRGSSRPLDLGVSSPNTMQIHWTPYRAMYQYRPQNEDELELHEGDRVDVMQQCDDGWFVGVSRRTQKFGTFPGNYVAPVDGSQLHPRGVPLTRTSLLT
- the Sorbs3 gene encoding vinexin isoform X1; its protein translation is MARIPGVGRPSASPCLENKEDNESDVALLRLKDPDRGLEEEQLVHSESESSSLDLSMQGPPCSLPAGLSLDDFIPGHLRAHVGSPPRGTRVPVIRNGGSNTLNFQFHDPAPRTVCNGYIPQRREAPQHADPAWYQTWPGPGTWPSANSKTSTPQHAQNWSATWTKDNKQRDKRWVKYEGIGPVDESGMPIAPRSSVDSPRDWYRKMFQQIHRKIPDLQPDWTFQDPPKVISPWTSSANPNQPGPQQRTASRPDPPVTSSGRNWDHSEEFSRSTFTYDPGEFSPELQPPNQVPRHGEKADEVWTEDSWNQFLQELETGQKPKKPLVDDPVEKPSQRIEVLLERELAKLSAELDKDLRAIETRLSSPKSSQAPRRAPEQRPPAGPASAWNFSSPHAPYLGPSQSLSPHRMADGGGSPFLGRRDFVYPSSARDLSASQRGSSPARKEEKKRKAARLKFDFQAQSPKELSLQKGDIVYIHKEVDKNWLEGEHHGRLGIFPANYVEVLPADEIPKPIKPPTYQVVEYGEALAQYNFKGDLEVELSFRKGERICLIRKVNENWYEGRISGTGRQGIFPASYVQVCREPRLRVCEDGSQLPASPRLTTTAHLARHPSSPSAPCSPADPTDWGGRTSPRRTGFSFPVQESRPQTQTLSTPGPALSHPRGSSRPLDLGVSSPNTMQIHWTPYRAMYQYRPQNEDELELHEGDRVDVMQQCDDGWFVGVSRRTQKFGTFPGNYVAPVDGSQLHPRGVPLTRTSLLT